A DNA window from Clavibacter sepedonicus contains the following coding sequences:
- a CDS encoding S9 family peptidase: protein MSDTRTPFSELDEFIAMPRLGGLVLSPDGRRAVLTVTTLDAARTGYRHALWAVPASGGGVPRRLTRSAKSEAGAAFTASGDLLFVSSRPDADDAEEKDAAQLWILPADGGEARALTRLAGGVDGIAAVARDAATLILRAPLLPGSGSLEADAVERKKRSDLKVNAILHESYPVRYWDHDLGPDEPHLLALDLADALVEEPARPTTADAATALAAEAATEDGGSAAAAPAANAQPYPASLPRPRDLTPRPGRTLDHAAAAISPDGRTLVVAVGVKERRGDRQALVSIDVATGERTTLLDVPGVDLEMPAISPDGALLAYMRTDRATPAAPTQQEIWVSALDGSGARRVAAGWDRWPSSLRFDADSQGLVVTADQDGRGPVFRIGLDDAVTQLMTDDHTYTDVQVDPGTGDVVALRSSWMAPAHPVRVSAADGSVTELATPAPVPATTGTMTEVETTAADGARVRGWLMLPDGASAEAPAPLLLWIHGGPLNSWNAWSWRWTPQVMVARGYAVLLPDPALSTGYGLDFIARGWDAWGEAPFTDLMSITDAVEARDDVDETRTAAMGGSFGGYMANWVAGHTDRFRAIVSHASLWALDQFGPTTDSSQYWQSIFSAQGLDRNSPHHSVRDIVTPMLVIHSDRDYRVPVGESLRLWSELAEHHASDDGTTPHRFLIFPDENHWILKPQQSVVWYRTVLAFLDQHVHGKDWVRPEALG, encoded by the coding sequence ATGTCCGACACCCGCACCCCCTTCTCCGAGCTCGACGAGTTCATCGCCATGCCGCGCCTCGGCGGCCTCGTGCTCTCCCCCGACGGACGCCGCGCCGTGCTCACCGTCACGACCCTCGACGCCGCGCGGACCGGCTACCGCCACGCCCTCTGGGCCGTGCCCGCGTCGGGCGGCGGCGTGCCGCGGCGCCTCACCCGCTCGGCGAAGAGCGAGGCGGGCGCGGCCTTCACGGCATCCGGCGACCTCCTGTTCGTCTCGTCCCGGCCCGACGCCGACGACGCCGAGGAGAAGGACGCCGCGCAGCTGTGGATCCTCCCGGCCGACGGCGGCGAGGCCCGCGCGCTCACCCGGCTCGCCGGCGGGGTGGACGGCATCGCGGCCGTCGCGCGCGACGCGGCCACGCTGATCCTGCGGGCGCCGCTGCTGCCCGGGTCCGGCTCGCTCGAGGCCGACGCCGTGGAGCGGAAGAAGCGGTCGGATCTGAAGGTCAACGCGATCCTGCACGAGAGCTACCCCGTGCGCTACTGGGACCACGACCTCGGCCCCGACGAGCCGCACCTGCTCGCGCTCGACCTCGCCGACGCGCTCGTCGAGGAGCCCGCGCGTCCCACGACGGCGGACGCGGCCACCGCGCTCGCCGCCGAGGCCGCCACCGAGGACGGCGGATCCGCAGCAGCCGCGCCCGCCGCCAACGCCCAGCCGTACCCGGCCTCGCTGCCGCGTCCGCGGGACCTCACGCCGCGGCCCGGCCGCACGCTCGACCACGCGGCCGCCGCCATCTCGCCGGACGGCCGCACGCTCGTCGTCGCGGTCGGCGTGAAGGAGCGCCGCGGCGACCGGCAGGCGCTCGTGTCGATCGACGTCGCGACCGGCGAGCGGACCACGCTCCTCGACGTGCCCGGCGTCGACCTCGAGATGCCCGCCATCAGCCCGGACGGCGCCCTCCTCGCCTACATGCGCACCGACCGGGCCACGCCCGCCGCGCCCACGCAGCAGGAGATCTGGGTGTCGGCCCTCGACGGATCCGGCGCCCGCCGCGTCGCCGCCGGGTGGGACCGCTGGCCGTCGTCGCTGCGGTTCGACGCGGACTCGCAGGGACTCGTCGTCACGGCCGACCAGGACGGGCGCGGACCCGTGTTCCGCATCGGCCTCGACGACGCCGTCACGCAGCTCATGACCGACGACCACACCTACACGGACGTGCAGGTCGACCCCGGGACGGGCGACGTGGTCGCCCTGCGCTCCTCGTGGATGGCGCCCGCGCACCCCGTGCGCGTGTCGGCCGCCGACGGATCCGTGACGGAGCTCGCGACGCCGGCGCCCGTTCCCGCGACGACCGGCACCATGACCGAGGTCGAGACGACGGCCGCCGACGGCGCCCGCGTGCGCGGCTGGCTGATGCTGCCGGACGGCGCGTCGGCCGAGGCGCCCGCGCCGCTGCTGCTCTGGATCCACGGCGGACCGCTCAACAGCTGGAACGCCTGGAGCTGGCGCTGGACCCCGCAGGTGATGGTGGCGCGCGGCTACGCGGTGCTGCTCCCGGATCCCGCGCTCAGCACCGGCTACGGCCTCGACTTCATCGCGCGCGGCTGGGACGCGTGGGGCGAGGCGCCCTTCACCGACCTCATGTCGATCACGGACGCCGTCGAGGCGCGCGACGACGTCGACGAGACCCGGACGGCTGCGATGGGCGGCTCGTTCGGCGGCTACATGGCCAACTGGGTCGCGGGCCACACCGATCGCTTCCGCGCGATCGTCAGCCACGCGAGCCTGTGGGCGCTCGACCAGTTCGGGCCGACCACCGACTCGTCGCAGTACTGGCAGAGCATCTTCTCGGCGCAAGGGCTCGACCGGAACTCGCCGCACCACTCGGTGCGCGACATCGTGACGCCCATGCTCGTGATCCACAGCGACCGCGACTACCGCGTGCCCGTGGGCGAGAGCCTGCGCCTCTGGTCGGAGCTCGCCGAGCACCACGCCTCCGACGACGGCACGACGCCGCACCGGTTCCTGATCTTCCCGGACGAGAACCACTGGATCCTGAAGCCCCAGCAGTCGGTGGTCTGGTACCGGACGGTGCTCGCGTTCCTCGACCAGCACGTGCACGGGAAGGACTGGGTGCGGCCCGAGGCGCTCGGCTAG
- a CDS encoding haloacid dehalogenase type II, whose product MDRTPLFPDRVDAVVFDVIGTLVDEDATWARVADEIAAEAGLASATELRRRREGNLDARMSAVVRGDAPWQPHAELMGAAAVEAVAGLGGDPTPGIRARAARSDREHRAWPDVPEATAALRRERLVAGLSNGDLAALARLAHAEAIAWDAILSSGSVRTFKPAPAAYRHAIDALDLDPARTLFLAAHPWDLRAASAHGFRTAYVARPGAERPGAGDLVDLEVADLGELVRALA is encoded by the coding sequence ATGGACAGGACACCCCTTTTTCCGGACCGCGTCGACGCCGTCGTCTTCGACGTCATCGGCACGCTCGTCGACGAGGACGCGACCTGGGCGCGCGTGGCCGACGAGATCGCCGCCGAGGCAGGGCTGGCCTCCGCGACGGAACTCCGGCGGCGGCGGGAGGGGAACCTCGACGCGCGGATGTCCGCCGTCGTCAGGGGTGACGCCCCGTGGCAGCCGCATGCCGAGCTCATGGGCGCGGCGGCGGTCGAGGCGGTCGCCGGGCTCGGCGGGGACCCCACCCCGGGGATCCGCGCGCGAGCCGCACGTTCCGACCGCGAGCACCGCGCGTGGCCCGACGTCCCAGAGGCGACGGCCGCGCTCCGTCGAGAGCGTCTCGTCGCCGGTCTCAGCAACGGGGACCTCGCCGCGCTCGCCCGACTGGCGCACGCGGAGGCGATCGCGTGGGACGCCATCCTCTCCAGCGGATCCGTCCGCACCTTCAAGCCCGCGCCCGCCGCCTACCGGCACGCCATCGACGCGCTCGACCTGGATCCCGCGCGCACCCTGTTCCTCGCCGCCCACCCGTGGGACCTGCGCGCGGCCTCCGCGCACGGCTTCCGCACGGCGTACGTCGCGCGCCCGGGCGCCGAGCGCCCCGGAGCCGGCGACCTCGTGGACCTGGAGGTCGCCGACCTCGGCGAGCTGGTCCGGGCGCTCGCCTGA
- a CDS encoding DUF1684 domain-containing protein: MTDTTTDPARPADPDALAAYDAWHRARLAAVTSPFGSLALIQTTWLEPGREVSDLEALDGQPDTVQLTRIERTSLDTGEPEYGYRLWDSASPKNRAFEDIEVYPYAPEWILEGRFERVDDDRVIPFEHIADAGRTRELPVPGDIVVEIEGSEVRLSAFADGDRLQLVFADATTGRESYAPSRFLFLPRPDGDGPVTLDFTRAVVPPCGFSDWMNCPLPPAGNRLTAAVRAGERQVVYRDEA; this comes from the coding sequence GTGACCGACACGACGACCGATCCCGCCCGACCCGCCGACCCCGACGCCCTCGCCGCATACGACGCCTGGCACCGCGCCCGTCTCGCCGCCGTGACGAGCCCCTTCGGCAGCCTCGCGCTCATCCAGACGACGTGGCTCGAGCCCGGCCGGGAGGTCAGCGACCTCGAGGCGCTCGACGGCCAGCCCGACACCGTGCAGCTCACGCGGATCGAGCGCACCTCGCTCGACACCGGCGAGCCCGAGTACGGCTACCGGCTCTGGGACTCGGCGAGCCCGAAGAACCGCGCGTTCGAGGACATCGAGGTCTACCCGTACGCGCCCGAGTGGATCCTCGAGGGCCGCTTCGAGCGCGTCGACGACGACCGCGTGATCCCCTTCGAGCACATCGCCGACGCCGGTCGCACGCGCGAGCTGCCCGTGCCCGGCGACATCGTCGTGGAGATCGAGGGGTCCGAGGTGCGCCTCAGCGCCTTCGCCGACGGCGACCGCCTCCAGCTCGTCTTCGCGGACGCCACCACCGGCCGCGAGAGCTACGCGCCCAGCCGCTTCCTCTTCCTCCCCCGCCCCGACGGCGACGGGCCCGTGACCCTCGACTTCACGCGCGCCGTCGTCCCGCCCTGCGGCTTCTCCGACTGGATGAACTGCCCGCTCCCGCCCGCCGGCAACCGGCTGACCGCGGCCGTCCGGGCGGGCGAGCGCCAGGTGGTCTACCGCGACGAGGCCTGA
- a CDS encoding pyruvate dehydrogenase, whose product MARTVADQLISQLLAAGVSRIYGVVGDSLNPVVDAVRRTGGSRKGGIDWIHVRNEEAGAFAASAEAQLTGKLAVCAGSCGPGHLHLINGLYDAHRSGAPVLAIASHITTNQIGSGYFQETHPDRLFVECSHYTEMISTAVQAPRVVDQAMRHSLALGGVSVITLPGDVAEFEAEGEAPVFSVPRRPAIVPAEEDVRALAAAIDEAGSVAIFAGRGAGSAHAELMELADKIAAPVGHSLRGKDVIQHDNPFDVGMTGLIGYGAAAAGIAGADLLILIGTDFPYDQFLPGKEVRTAQIDIAPERLGRRTDVDIAIHGDALSTIRAVLPLVERKTDRRFLDKLLKEQDKKVEQVVGAYTTKAEKLTPIHPEYAASILDEVASDDAVFLSDTGMCNVWTARYITPNGRRRMLGSLVHGSMANALPMAIGAQIAYPERQVVSVSGDGGLSMLMGELVTVAAYQLPVKVVVFNNSTLGLVKVEMLVDGIPDFGVDVPMVDYAAVAAALGIHSQRVEDPADIRGALEAAFAHDGPALVDLVTDPMALSIPPEITAAQVKGFALSMSKIVMNGGVGEAVKLARSNLRNIPRP is encoded by the coding sequence ATGGCACGCACGGTCGCCGATCAGCTCATCTCCCAGCTCCTCGCGGCGGGGGTCAGTCGCATCTACGGGGTGGTGGGCGATAGCCTCAACCCGGTCGTGGACGCGGTGCGGCGCACGGGCGGGAGCCGCAAGGGCGGCATCGACTGGATCCACGTGCGGAACGAGGAGGCGGGCGCGTTCGCCGCATCCGCCGAGGCGCAGCTCACGGGGAAGCTCGCCGTGTGCGCCGGATCCTGCGGGCCGGGCCACCTGCACCTCATCAACGGCCTGTACGACGCGCACCGCTCGGGCGCGCCCGTGCTCGCGATCGCGAGCCACATCACGACGAACCAGATCGGGTCCGGCTACTTCCAGGAGACCCACCCCGACCGCCTCTTCGTCGAGTGCTCGCACTACACGGAGATGATCTCGACCGCGGTGCAGGCGCCGCGCGTCGTCGACCAGGCGATGCGGCACTCCCTCGCGCTCGGCGGCGTCAGCGTCATCACGCTGCCCGGCGACGTGGCGGAGTTCGAGGCGGAGGGCGAGGCGCCGGTCTTCTCGGTCCCGCGGCGACCGGCGATCGTCCCGGCCGAGGAGGACGTGCGCGCGCTCGCCGCCGCCATCGACGAGGCGGGGAGCGTCGCGATCTTCGCGGGCCGCGGCGCGGGATCCGCGCACGCCGAGCTCATGGAGCTCGCCGACAAGATCGCCGCGCCCGTCGGCCACTCGCTGCGCGGCAAGGACGTCATCCAGCACGACAACCCGTTCGACGTCGGCATGACCGGCCTCATCGGCTACGGCGCCGCGGCCGCAGGCATCGCGGGCGCCGACCTGCTGATCCTCATCGGCACCGACTTCCCCTACGACCAGTTCCTGCCGGGCAAGGAGGTGCGGACCGCGCAGATCGACATCGCGCCCGAGCGCCTCGGCCGCCGCACCGACGTCGACATCGCGATCCACGGCGACGCCCTCTCCACGATCCGCGCCGTGCTGCCGCTGGTCGAGCGGAAGACGGACCGCCGGTTCCTCGACAAGCTGCTCAAGGAGCAGGACAAGAAGGTCGAGCAGGTCGTCGGCGCGTACACGACGAAGGCGGAGAAGCTGACGCCGATCCACCCCGAGTACGCGGCCAGCATCCTCGACGAGGTCGCGAGCGACGATGCCGTCTTCCTGAGCGACACCGGCATGTGCAACGTGTGGACGGCGCGCTACATCACCCCGAACGGGCGCCGGCGAATGCTCGGGTCGCTCGTGCACGGATCCATGGCCAACGCGCTGCCGATGGCGATCGGCGCGCAGATCGCGTACCCGGAGCGCCAGGTCGTGTCGGTCTCGGGCGACGGCGGGCTCTCGATGCTCATGGGGGAGCTCGTGACGGTCGCGGCGTACCAGCTGCCCGTCAAGGTCGTCGTCTTCAACAACTCGACGCTCGGGCTCGTGAAGGTCGAGATGCTCGTCGACGGGATCCCGGACTTCGGCGTCGACGTGCCCATGGTCGACTACGCCGCGGTGGCGGCCGCGCTCGGGATCCACTCCCAGCGCGTCGAGGACCCGGCCGACATCCGCGGCGCGCTCGAAGCGGCGTTCGCGCACGACGGGCCCGCGCTCGTCGACCTCGTCACCGACCCGATGGCGCTCTCCATCCCGCCGGAGATCACGGCCGCGCAGGTGAAGGGCTTCGCGCTCTCGATGTCGAAGATCGTGATGAACGGCGGCGTCGGCGAGGCCGTGAAGCTCGCCCGCTCGAACCTGCGGAACATCCCGCGGCCGTGA
- a CDS encoding putative quinol monooxygenase, with product MSQPVVVTAVFTPVEGKHDEAVAALSRGIAEVHEEEGCEVYAIHDAPDGTIVMLEKWSSEEDLDAHGAGEAVARMGASLAGLITGPAVVTRLTPIPAGSELQGAL from the coding sequence ATGTCCCAGCCCGTCGTCGTCACCGCCGTCTTCACGCCCGTCGAGGGCAAGCACGACGAGGCGGTCGCCGCCCTGTCCCGCGGCATCGCCGAGGTGCACGAGGAGGAGGGCTGCGAGGTCTACGCGATCCACGACGCCCCCGACGGCACCATCGTGATGCTCGAGAAGTGGTCGTCCGAGGAGGACCTCGACGCGCACGGCGCGGGCGAGGCGGTGGCGCGCATGGGCGCGTCGCTCGCCGGCCTCATCACGGGGCCCGCCGTCGTCACCCGGCTCACGCCCATCCCGGCCGGCTCGGAGCTGCAGGGCGCGCTGTAG
- a CDS encoding zinc-dependent alcohol dehydrogenase family protein, with protein sequence MRAVVYERFGETPVVRELPDPVPSAGGVVVRVEATGVCRSDAHGWLGHDDGIELPQVPGHELVGRIHQVGPEVTRFHVGDRVTVPFVCACGRCAECRAGNGQVCRDQTQPGFTHWGSFAELVALHDADVNLIPVPDELDAGAAALLGCRFATAFRGLVHRARIRRGEHLLVIGCGGVGLSAVMIGVAVGAEVIAVDVDPAALARASELGAEYTIDSSDLSELDVLDAIHAVSPDGVQVSVEALGRESTLRISVLALAPTGRQVQIGLFATEPTVPVPFVISQELSMHGSHGMPAHDYAELMAMVASGALKPELLIEHRITLDEAPAALEALASGDRSAGITLVEVG encoded by the coding sequence ATGCGCGCCGTCGTCTACGAGAGGTTCGGCGAGACGCCCGTCGTCCGCGAGCTGCCGGATCCCGTGCCGTCCGCCGGCGGCGTCGTCGTGCGCGTCGAGGCGACGGGCGTCTGCCGCAGCGACGCGCACGGCTGGCTCGGCCATGACGACGGCATCGAGCTCCCGCAGGTGCCGGGGCACGAGCTGGTCGGGCGGATCCACCAGGTCGGACCCGAGGTGACGCGCTTCCACGTGGGCGACCGCGTCACCGTCCCGTTCGTCTGCGCGTGCGGCCGCTGCGCCGAGTGCCGCGCCGGGAACGGCCAGGTGTGCCGGGACCAGACGCAGCCGGGCTTCACGCACTGGGGGTCGTTCGCCGAGCTCGTCGCGCTGCACGACGCCGACGTGAACCTCATCCCCGTGCCCGACGAGCTCGACGCGGGCGCCGCCGCCCTCCTCGGCTGCCGCTTCGCCACCGCCTTCCGCGGGCTGGTGCACCGCGCCAGGATCCGGCGCGGCGAGCACCTCCTCGTCATCGGCTGCGGCGGCGTCGGCCTCAGCGCGGTGATGATCGGCGTCGCCGTGGGCGCGGAGGTCATCGCGGTCGACGTGGATCCCGCGGCCCTCGCGCGCGCGTCGGAGCTCGGTGCCGAGTACACGATCGACTCCTCGGACCTCTCGGAGCTCGACGTCCTCGACGCGATCCACGCGGTCTCGCCCGACGGCGTGCAGGTGTCGGTCGAGGCGCTCGGCCGCGAGTCCACGCTGCGGATCAGCGTGCTCGCGCTCGCGCCGACCGGCCGGCAGGTGCAGATCGGCCTGTTCGCGACCGAGCCGACCGTGCCCGTGCCGTTCGTCATCAGCCAGGAGCTGAGCATGCACGGCAGCCACGGCATGCCCGCGCACGACTACGCCGAGCTGATGGCCATGGTCGCCTCGGGCGCGCTGAAGCCCGAGCTGCTCATCGAGCACCGCATCACGCTCGACGAGGCTCCGGCCGCGCTCGAGGCGCTCGCGTCGGGCGACCGCTCGGCGGGGATCACGCTGGTCGAGGTCGGCTGA
- a CDS encoding DUF6804 family protein — protein sequence MTRTPAAPAFTRPSLAPGLLGAIVLLAGFAVIDGELFTVVRFAVAIFALIMIVFSVRARSWWSAALLAAVAVMWNPVAVIPVEAVTWQSLQYVAAIVFIAAGILVKVPVDDAPTPGRPRTRAPR from the coding sequence GTGACCCGCACCCCCGCCGCCCCCGCGTTCACCCGTCCCTCGCTCGCGCCCGGGCTCCTGGGCGCCATCGTGCTGCTGGCCGGCTTCGCGGTGATCGACGGCGAGCTGTTCACGGTCGTGCGCTTCGCGGTCGCGATCTTCGCGCTCATCATGATCGTGTTCTCGGTGCGCGCCCGCAGCTGGTGGAGCGCCGCGCTGCTCGCGGCCGTCGCCGTGATGTGGAACCCGGTCGCCGTGATCCCGGTCGAGGCTGTCACGTGGCAGTCGCTGCAGTACGTCGCCGCGATCGTGTTCATCGCCGCGGGCATCCTCGTGAAGGTGCCCGTGGACGACGCCCCTACGCCGGGCCGACCCCGAACGCGCGCTCCTCGGTGA
- a CDS encoding alpha/beta hydrolase — protein sequence MAGRTAPGTLTRRRRILGIAIRHVPAVARSLRGTPAAGTRVVRFAAGQQGVPLEVAVWTPPGHDRSATGSPVLVVLARHDGDWLPSTLAKDLRAVVVTMAPDDDAQALGGLSWIASHAAGWNGTPERLGILGDGEGADRALRITALARDADGPAVLRLVLVSPSGDVPSVGSADHQGHGLDRLPDALVHVGAADPRLDHVVEGVAALKAAGMKARLVRIPRADQGWLAYPAADPALARRSLDEIVAYLRRGLTEERAFGVGPA from the coding sequence ATGGCCGGGCGCACCGCTCCCGGCACGCTCACCCGCCGTCGCCGGATCCTCGGCATCGCCATCCGGCACGTCCCGGCCGTCGCGCGCTCGCTCCGCGGCACCCCGGCGGCGGGCACGCGCGTCGTCCGCTTCGCCGCCGGCCAGCAGGGCGTCCCGCTCGAGGTCGCCGTGTGGACGCCGCCCGGCCACGACCGCTCGGCGACCGGATCCCCCGTGCTCGTCGTCCTCGCGCGGCACGACGGCGACTGGCTGCCCTCGACGCTCGCGAAGGACCTCCGCGCGGTGGTCGTGACCATGGCGCCGGACGACGACGCGCAGGCGCTCGGCGGGCTGTCGTGGATCGCGTCGCACGCGGCCGGCTGGAACGGCACGCCGGAGCGGCTCGGGATCCTGGGCGACGGCGAGGGCGCCGATCGCGCGCTCCGCATCACGGCGCTCGCCCGCGACGCGGACGGTCCCGCCGTGCTGCGGCTCGTGCTCGTGAGCCCGTCCGGCGACGTGCCGAGCGTCGGATCCGCCGACCACCAGGGCCACGGCCTCGACCGGCTGCCCGACGCGCTCGTGCACGTGGGCGCCGCGGATCCGCGCCTGGACCACGTCGTCGAGGGCGTCGCGGCGCTGAAGGCGGCGGGGATGAAGGCGCGGCTCGTGCGGATCCCCCGCGCCGACCAGGGCTGGCTCGCCTACCCGGCGGCCGACCCGGCGCTCGCACGCCGGTCGCTCGACGAGATCGTCGCCTACCTGCGGCGGGGCCTCACCGAGGAGCGCGCGTTCGGGGTCGGCCCGGCGTAG
- a CDS encoding glutathione S-transferase family protein, with protein MTDQATPAASNEAGAPGRYVEEGEFTRDTNYIEDRILRDGSQGWPVEAGRYRLVAARACPWANRSVIVRRLLGLEDAISLGLPGPTHDARSWTFDLDPAGRDPVLGTERLQESFFARFPDYPRGITVPALVDIPSGQVVTNDYPQITLDLSTEWTEHHREGAPDLYPVPLRAEIDEVADLVFRDVNNGVYRCGFAGSQEAYEKAYDRLFGRLDWLSDRLATQRYLVGDTITEADVRLFTTLARFDAVYHGHFKCNRQKLDEMPVLWAYARDLFQTPGFGDTIDFVQIKQHYYLTHTDINPTRVVPVGPETWGWLEPHGREELGGRPFGDGTPPGPVREGERVPEGHGAVPRGERETRPSEARASVSGTPVPGTADAGSAGPA; from the coding sequence ATGACGGATCAGGCGACACCCGCAGCCAGCAACGAGGCGGGCGCTCCCGGCCGCTACGTGGAAGAGGGTGAGTTCACCCGCGACACGAACTACATCGAGGACCGGATCCTCCGCGACGGCTCGCAGGGCTGGCCCGTCGAGGCCGGCCGCTACCGCCTCGTCGCGGCGCGCGCGTGCCCGTGGGCGAACCGCTCGGTCATCGTCCGACGCCTCCTCGGCCTCGAGGACGCCATCTCCCTCGGCCTCCCCGGCCCTACGCACGACGCCCGCAGCTGGACCTTCGACCTCGACCCCGCCGGCCGTGACCCGGTCCTCGGCACCGAGCGCCTGCAGGAGTCGTTCTTCGCGCGCTTCCCCGACTACCCGCGCGGGATCACCGTGCCGGCGCTCGTCGACATCCCCTCCGGTCAGGTGGTCACCAACGACTACCCGCAGATCACGCTCGACCTCTCCACCGAGTGGACCGAGCACCACCGCGAGGGCGCCCCCGACCTCTACCCCGTTCCCCTGCGAGCGGAGATCGACGAGGTGGCCGACCTCGTCTTCCGCGACGTGAACAACGGCGTCTACCGCTGCGGGTTCGCGGGATCGCAGGAGGCCTACGAGAAGGCCTACGACCGCCTCTTCGGCCGGCTCGACTGGCTGAGCGACCGGCTCGCCACGCAGCGCTACCTCGTGGGCGACACCATCACCGAGGCCGACGTGCGCCTCTTCACCACGCTCGCCCGCTTCGACGCCGTCTACCACGGGCACTTCAAGTGCAACCGGCAGAAGCTCGACGAGATGCCCGTGCTGTGGGCGTACGCGCGCGACCTGTTCCAGACTCCCGGCTTCGGCGACACCATCGACTTCGTGCAGATCAAGCAGCACTACTACCTGACGCACACCGACATCAACCCGACGCGCGTCGTGCCGGTAGGCCCCGAGACGTGGGGCTGGCTCGAGCCGCACGGGCGCGAGGAGCTGGGCGGCCGCCCGTTCGGCGACGGCACGCCTCCCGGCCCGGTCCGCGAGGGCGAGCGCGTGCCCGAGGGCCACGGCGCGGTCCCGCGCGGCGAGCGCGAGACGCGGCCCTCCGAGGCGCGGGCATCGGTCTCCGGGACGCCCGTGCCCGGGACGGCCGACGCCGGATCCGCAGGTCCCGCCTGA